In a genomic window of Candidatus Hydrogenedentota bacterium:
- a CDS encoding 2-aminoethylphosphonate--pyruvate transaminase, whose product MNHPLAGWKDKILFTPGPLTTSRTVKQAMLRDLGSRDFEFIATVRAIRERLVALAGAKPGEYEAIPLQGSGTYAVEAVLTSTVPHDGKVLVVINGAYGQRMVRICAVAGVACCSIEFSEDTVPDLHRVEQTLSGDPAITHLAIVHCETTTGIMNPIRQAGELAHRYGKRYFVDAMSSFGAVPIDAPACEIDYLVSSANKCIEGVPGFGFVIARRKSLLETEGCARSLSLDLLNQWRGLEANGQFRFTPPTHALLAFHQALAELEAEGGVTGRAARYAANHRALIEGMRAMGFEEYLAPELQGPIITSFRYPKHPNFTFEEFYRRLNERDYVIYPGKVSNADCFRIGHIGRIFEADIRALLAAIRETMADMGIELPLGK is encoded by the coding sequence ATGAATCATCCGCTTGCCGGCTGGAAAGACAAGATTCTGTTTACACCGGGTCCGCTGACCACCAGCCGGACGGTCAAACAGGCCATGCTGCGCGATTTGGGATCGCGCGACTTCGAGTTCATCGCAACGGTCCGCGCCATCCGGGAACGGCTGGTCGCTTTGGCCGGCGCAAAACCGGGCGAATACGAGGCGATACCCTTGCAGGGCAGTGGGACCTATGCCGTCGAGGCCGTCTTGACCTCGACCGTACCCCACGACGGCAAGGTGCTGGTCGTCATCAACGGCGCCTATGGACAGCGGATGGTTCGAATCTGCGCCGTGGCCGGCGTGGCGTGTTGCTCCATCGAATTTTCCGAAGATACCGTGCCGGACTTGCATCGCGTGGAGCAGACGCTTTCCGGGGATCCCGCCATCACCCATCTGGCCATTGTGCATTGCGAAACGACCACGGGCATCATGAACCCAATCCGGCAGGCCGGCGAGTTGGCCCACCGGTACGGCAAGCGCTATTTCGTGGATGCGATGAGCAGTTTCGGCGCTGTGCCGATCGACGCGCCCGCATGCGAAATAGACTATCTTGTGTCCTCCGCGAACAAGTGCATCGAGGGCGTGCCGGGTTTTGGATTCGTGATTGCGCGGCGGAAGAGCCTGCTCGAAACCGAGGGCTGTGCGCGAAGCCTGAGCCTCGATCTCCTGAACCAGTGGCGCGGTCTCGAAGCCAACGGACAGTTTCGGTTCACCCCGCCCACGCATGCCCTGCTCGCCTTCCATCAGGCGCTGGCCGAACTGGAGGCGGAGGGCGGCGTGACCGGGCGTGCGGCGCGGTATGCCGCCAACCACCGCGCGCTGATCGAAGGCATGCGCGCGATGGGATTCGAGGAGTATCTCGCGCCCGAACTGCAAGGCCCCATCATTACCTCGTTTCGCTATCCGAAACACCCCAATTTCACCTTCGAGGAATTCTACCGGAGGCTGAACGAGCGCGACTACGTGATTTATCCGGGAAAAGTCAGCAACGCCGACTGTTTCCGCATCGGCCACATCGGCCGCATCTTCGAAGCCGACATCCGCGCCCTGTTGGCCGCCATCCGCGAAACCATGGCGGACATGGGGATCGAATTGCCCTTGGGAAAATAA
- a CDS encoding protein phosphatase 2C domain-containing protein, whose product MRRIAFCLRERGGVCYFPNQDNVGSVMRIDIAAQSDVGRHKRNNEDFYGVFREDTPGLRLFKEGALLCVADGLGGHVGGEIASKLAVSLLKDTLQLDPPDPDETADETKDSPYLEVLRGGIRKANDSIHATNKELVRGSRPMGTTLLAALVEPKKVHIANVGDSRCYHIRDGEILAKTEDHSWVDEQVKLGLMSRAEAESDRRRNIVTRCIGTHPEVEIDSYIWHVVPGDVLMLCSDGLINMVKESEIKEEFRRGGSSADIAHRLIDRANENGGKDNITVIVARISPTVGQRFKAFFRSHGMKLLWSLATLAFGAACFAAGYWLRGVKF is encoded by the coding sequence ATGCGGCGGATCGCATTCTGTTTGCGCGAGCGCGGGGGGGTCTGTTATTTTCCCAATCAGGACAACGTGGGATCGGTTATGCGCATTGACATTGCAGCCCAGTCCGATGTCGGACGGCACAAGCGAAACAACGAGGATTTTTACGGGGTCTTCCGTGAAGACACGCCCGGTTTGCGTTTGTTCAAGGAAGGCGCGCTACTGTGCGTGGCGGACGGACTGGGGGGCCACGTAGGCGGCGAGATCGCAAGCAAATTGGCCGTGTCGCTGTTGAAGGACACATTGCAGTTGGATCCGCCGGATCCCGATGAAACAGCGGACGAGACCAAGGATTCGCCCTATTTGGAAGTGCTCCGCGGTGGCATCCGAAAGGCCAACGACAGCATCCATGCCACCAATAAGGAATTGGTGCGCGGGAGCCGTCCGATGGGTACGACGTTGCTGGCGGCGCTGGTCGAACCCAAGAAGGTGCATATCGCCAACGTGGGCGATTCGCGCTGCTACCACATCCGGGACGGCGAAATCCTGGCCAAGACCGAAGACCATTCATGGGTGGACGAACAGGTCAAACTCGGGTTGATGTCGCGCGCCGAGGCCGAATCCGACCGGCGCCGCAACATCGTCACCCGGTGCATCGGCACGCATCCCGAAGTCGAAATTGATTCCTACATTTGGCACGTGGTGCCCGGCGATGTCCTCATGTTGTGCAGCGACGGTCTAATCAACATGGTCAAGGAATCCGAAATCAAGGAGGAATTCCGCCGCGGCGGATCCTCGGCCGACATAGCCCACCGCCTGATCGACCGCGCCAATGAGAACGGCGGCAAGGACAACATTACCGTTATCGTCGCGCGAATTAGTCCCACGGTGGGCCAGCGATTCAAGGCGTTTTTCCGCAGCCACGGCATGAAACTGCTTTGGTCGCTGGCGACGCTGGCGTTCGGCGCGGCCTGCTTCGCCGCCGGGTATTGGCTGCGCGGCGTTAAATTCTGA
- a CDS encoding secondary thiamine-phosphate synthase enzyme YjbQ codes for MKTATKYLWFNTKQQREYINITDTVQEIVDKSGIREGMALVSAMHITAGVYVNDAESGLIKDIDEWLERLAPFDPNYRHHGTGETNGDAHLKSLLIHHEVIVPVTEGRLDLGPWQQIYYAEFDGRRRKRLVVKIMGE; via the coding sequence GTGAAAACGGCAACAAAATATTTGTGGTTCAACACGAAACAGCAGCGTGAATACATCAATATCACCGATACCGTCCAGGAGATCGTGGACAAAAGCGGCATTCGCGAGGGAATGGCGCTGGTCAGCGCGATGCACATTACCGCCGGGGTTTATGTGAACGACGCCGAGTCGGGACTCATCAAGGACATAGACGAATGGCTCGAGCGTCTCGCGCCGTTCGACCCGAATTACCGGCATCACGGCACGGGGGAGACAAACGGCGACGCACACCTCAAAAGCCTGCTCATCCACCACGAGGTCATCGTGCCCGTCACGGAGGGAAGACTCGATCTGGGGCCGTGGCAGCAAATCTACTACGCCGAATTCGACGGACGCCGCCGGAAACGACTGGTCGTAAAAATCATGGGCGAATAA
- a CDS encoding phosphonoacetaldehyde hydrolase has product MEFYFQRSYRGPLKAVILDWAGTTMDFGCLAPAVVFREIYRRFGVEISMEQAREPMGAHKRVHIAQIAQMEAVRGKWQEVHGAPPTDDDVEQMFQAFIPAQLKVLADYADLVPGCLDAIAAFRARGLKIGSTTGYTREMMDLLQAEAAKRGYTPDATVCATDVPAGRPEPWMCLMNAMRLGIYPMEAIVKVGDTLPDIYEGLNAGMWTIGLAMTGNEVGVSLEELDAMEPKLKAAKRQRAYSRMAQAGAHYVVDGIADVPPLLDAINERLARGERP; this is encoded by the coding sequence ATGGAATTCTATTTTCAGCGTTCGTATCGGGGGCCGTTGAAGGCTGTCATCCTCGATTGGGCCGGGACGACGATGGATTTCGGGTGCCTGGCGCCCGCCGTGGTGTTTCGCGAAATCTACCGGCGTTTCGGCGTCGAAATCTCGATGGAACAGGCGCGTGAACCAATGGGCGCCCACAAACGAGTCCACATCGCCCAAATCGCGCAAATGGAAGCCGTCAGAGGAAAATGGCAGGAAGTCCACGGCGCGCCGCCCACGGACGACGATGTCGAGCAGATGTTTCAGGCATTCATTCCCGCGCAGTTGAAGGTTCTCGCAGACTATGCCGACCTCGTACCGGGGTGCCTCGATGCGATTGCGGCGTTCCGCGCCCGCGGACTCAAGATCGGTTCGACGACCGGCTACACCCGCGAGATGATGGACCTGCTCCAGGCGGAGGCCGCGAAACGCGGCTATACGCCGGACGCGACCGTCTGCGCAACGGACGTGCCGGCGGGACGACCCGAACCATGGATGTGCCTCATGAACGCGATGCGCCTCGGCATTTATCCGATGGAAGCCATCGTGAAAGTGGGCGATACGCTGCCGGATATTTACGAGGGACTCAACGCGGGCATGTGGACCATCGGACTCGCCATGACGGGCAACGAGGTCGGCGTGTCGCTCGAAGAACTCGACGCCATGGAACCGAAACTCAAGGCGGCCAAACGGCAACGCGCCTATTCGCGCATGGCGCAGGCCGGCGCGCACTACGTTGTTGACGGCATCGCCGACGTGCCGCCGCTGCTCGATGCCATCAACGAACGCCTCGCGCGCGGTGAGCGCCCCTGA